One window from the genome of Anopheles coluzzii chromosome X, AcolN3, whole genome shotgun sequence encodes:
- the LOC120958208 gene encoding 32 kDa beta-galactoside-binding lectin lec-3-like: MDDAERVEVGFQTDKTADADALLHLSVRYEGQRVVRTARLGGQWQPAADDVPDEAGATARVLQRLVPGKVFTLYVLVGDQQFHVALGGTPVGTYPIRGPLADIKAITITRDVHQVLSVDHRQSFPVPYPALQGDDGTAYYFSNDVPKPFLPGHIIILTAIPYGNPRGGFILKFNENGSKRQALHFNPRFDPHYVVVRNSHASDALDFRQEERSGGFPFIIDQQFKLAIGLAEQEFKFAVNGSRFETYAYRAPRQLDVLNGFRIECTGGLQLEVTAVDHYYSGVPSCAGFEEYSDPDVDIM, from the exons ATGGACGACGCGGAAAG AGTCGAGGTAGGCTTTCAGACGGACAAAACGGCCGACGCGGACGCACTGCTGCACCTGTCGGTGCGGTACGAGGGCCAGCGGGTTGTGCGCACGGCCCGGCTCGGCGGCCAGTGGCAGCCGGCGGCCGACGACGTGCCGGATGAGGCGGGCGCCACCGCCAGGGTGCTGCAGCGGCTCGTGCCCGGCAAGGTGTTCACGCTGTACGTGCTCGTGGGCGACCAGCAGTTCCATGTGGCGCTCGGCGGCACCCCGGTCGGGACGTACCCGATCCGGGGCCCGCTCGCCGACATCAAGGCGATCACGATCACGCGCGACGTGCACCAGGTGCTGTCCGTCGACCATCGGCAGTCGTTCCCGGTGCCGTATCCGGCGCTGCAGGGCGACGACGGTACCGCCTACTACTTCTCCAACGACGTCCCGAAACCGTTCCTGCCAG GCCACATCATCATCCTGACCGCCATCCCGTACGGCAATCCGCGCGGCGGCTTCATCCTGAAGTTCAACGAGAATGGCAGCAAGCGGCAGGCACTGCACTTCAATCCCCGCTTCGATCCGCACTACGTGGTCGTGCGGAATTCGCACGCGTCCGACGCGCTCGA CTTCCGGCAGGAGGAACGGTCCGGCGGCTTCCCCTTCATCATCGACCAGCAGTTCAAGCTGGCGATCGGGCTGGCGGAGCAGGAGTTCAAGTTCGCCGTCAACGGGAGCAGGTTCGAGACGTACGCGTACAGGGCGCCCCGCCAGCTGGACGTGCTGAACGGCTTCCGCATCGAGTGTACCGGCGGGCTGCAGCTGGAGGTGACCGCCGTCGACCATTACTACTCGGGCGTCCCGAGCTGTGCCGGCTTCGAGGAGTACTCCGACCCGGACGTCGACATCATGTAG
- the LOC120950549 gene encoding inhibin beta chain isoform X1: MWPVATGQLSVPANVVSMVVACLVVGLGSTDGETIPGHQFFTFPSLNSIPSSMDGTMRVYNATLWIRLELKLKPKSKANKGTGSMAGTDSHWNIHGGNKVLVLWVFRIINGSKPAETMSKEEEFSKHTEMIAKHTIPLETGLGWQQIDLTNAVRQWHGEKRNDSLKLFVDCSGCGNKIRVHIFEHAANHHHLAHLARVGLYGSSRKQKPVLMMDGAPRSVVKAKHPKSQERKVAYGEGTDDDYNRPHLFVSLATTQVRRLRRRALDCTGAPNEQCCKQKFYVDFKALKWDDWIIRPHGYYANYCKGSCHLADRFSSEYHYVIDQYRRQGGAGNRGLGKMHHKAGGGGGGGAGGGAGLAGIHQCCAPVKYSPMSLIFYGPDGRIIKQDLAKMIVEECGCP, encoded by the exons ATGTGGCCGGTGGCGACCGGGCAGCTCAGCGTACCGGCGAACGTCGTCAGCATGGTCGTGGCGTGTCTGGTCGTCGGGCTCGGCTCGACGGATG GCGAAACCATTCCCGGCCATCAGTTCTTTACCTTTCCCTCGCTCAACTCGATACCGTCCTCGATGGATGGTACGATGCGGGTGTACAATGCGACCCTCTGGATCCGGCTGGAGCTGAAGCTGAAGCCGAAGAGCAAGGCGAACAAGGGGACTGGCAGTATGGCCGGCACGGACAGCCACTGGAACATCCACGGCGGTAACAAGGTGCTCGTGCTGTGGGTGTTTCGCATCATCAACGGATCCAAGCCGGCGGAAACGATGAGCAAGGAGGAG GAGTTCTCGAAGCACACGGAAATGATAGCGAAGCACACGATCCCGCTCGAAACCGGGCTCGGCTGGCAGCAGATCGATCTGACCAACGCAGTCCGCCAGTGGCACGGCGAGAAGCGCAACGACAGCCTAAAGCTGTTCGTCGACTGTTCCGGCTGCGGCAACAAGATCCGAGTGCACATCTTCGAGCACGCggccaaccaccaccatctggCGCACCTCGCCCGGGTCGGGCTGTACGGCAGCAGCCGGAAGCAGAAGCCGGTGCTGATGATGGACGGTGCGCCCCGGTCGGTGGTGAAGGCGAAGCACCCGAAGAGCCAGGAGCGCAAGGTCGCCTACGGCGAGGGCACGGACGACGACTACAACCGGCCGCACCTGTTCGTCAGCCTGGCGACGACGCAGGTCCGCCGGTTGCGGCGCCGCGCCCTCGACTGTACCGGGGCGCCGAACGAGCAGTGCTGCAAGCAGAAGTTCTACGTCGACTTTAAGGCACTCAAGTGGGACGACTGGATTATAAGACCGCACGGGTACTACGCGAACTACTGCAAGGGCAGCTGCCATCTGGCGGACCGGTTCAGCTCCGAGTACCATTACGTGATCGACCAGTACCGGCGGCAGGGCGGCGCCGGGAACCGGGGGCTCGGCAAGATGCATCACAAGGCGGGCGGCGGGGGTGGTGGAGGAGCGGGCGGGGGCGCTGGATTGGCCGGGATTCATCAGTGCTGTGCGCCGGTCAAGTACTCGCCCATGTCGCTGATCTTTTACGGGCCGGACGGGCGCATCATCAAGCAGGATCTGGCGAAGATGATCGTGGAGGAGTGCGGCTGCCCGTGA
- the LOC120950549 gene encoding inhibin beta chain isoform X2, with product MDGTMRVYNATLWIRLELKLKPKSKANKGTGSMAGTDSHWNIHGGNKVLVLWVFRIINGSKPAETMSKEEEFSKHTEMIAKHTIPLETGLGWQQIDLTNAVRQWHGEKRNDSLKLFVDCSGCGNKIRVHIFEHAANHHHLAHLARVGLYGSSRKQKPVLMMDGAPRSVVKAKHPKSQERKVAYGEGTDDDYNRPHLFVSLATTQVRRLRRRALDCTGAPNEQCCKQKFYVDFKALKWDDWIIRPHGYYANYCKGSCHLADRFSSEYHYVIDQYRRQGGAGNRGLGKMHHKAGGGGGGGAGGGAGLAGIHQCCAPVKYSPMSLIFYGPDGRIIKQDLAKMIVEECGCP from the exons ATGGATGGTACGATGCGGGTGTACAATGCGACCCTCTGGATCCGGCTGGAGCTGAAGCTGAAGCCGAAGAGCAAGGCGAACAAGGGGACTGGCAGTATGGCCGGCACGGACAGCCACTGGAACATCCACGGCGGTAACAAGGTGCTCGTGCTGTGGGTGTTTCGCATCATCAACGGATCCAAGCCGGCGGAAACGATGAGCAAGGAGGAG GAGTTCTCGAAGCACACGGAAATGATAGCGAAGCACACGATCCCGCTCGAAACCGGGCTCGGCTGGCAGCAGATCGATCTGACCAACGCAGTCCGCCAGTGGCACGGCGAGAAGCGCAACGACAGCCTAAAGCTGTTCGTCGACTGTTCCGGCTGCGGCAACAAGATCCGAGTGCACATCTTCGAGCACGCggccaaccaccaccatctggCGCACCTCGCCCGGGTCGGGCTGTACGGCAGCAGCCGGAAGCAGAAGCCGGTGCTGATGATGGACGGTGCGCCCCGGTCGGTGGTGAAGGCGAAGCACCCGAAGAGCCAGGAGCGCAAGGTCGCCTACGGCGAGGGCACGGACGACGACTACAACCGGCCGCACCTGTTCGTCAGCCTGGCGACGACGCAGGTCCGCCGGTTGCGGCGCCGCGCCCTCGACTGTACCGGGGCGCCGAACGAGCAGTGCTGCAAGCAGAAGTTCTACGTCGACTTTAAGGCACTCAAGTGGGACGACTGGATTATAAGACCGCACGGGTACTACGCGAACTACTGCAAGGGCAGCTGCCATCTGGCGGACCGGTTCAGCTCCGAGTACCATTACGTGATCGACCAGTACCGGCGGCAGGGCGGCGCCGGGAACCGGGGGCTCGGCAAGATGCATCACAAGGCGGGCGGCGGGGGTGGTGGAGGAGCGGGCGGGGGCGCTGGATTGGCCGGGATTCATCAGTGCTGTGCGCCGGTCAAGTACTCGCCCATGTCGCTGATCTTTTACGGGCCGGACGGGCGCATCATCAAGCAGGATCTGGCGAAGATGATCGTGGAGGAGTGCGGCTGCCCGTGA
- the LOC120950540 gene encoding syndetin, with the protein MEKVEEIKFKVLELINKKKEVKIPKMGFTDYYVQQQQVARVAATPAGLGAHTKAPAPGSAATAPLPEYDWADEIVGRGRGTGEQAGSDGEQAASDQEVLESTEAIYFDGGSNTGLHELRKLSESGQLLDCGSIEQSMGVLRRQHRVISKKVLQLILEQRAACDGEFQRIRDTERLLRDTVTMCRAARTKLDTSKLLLTTTNLEILAAYKKRQTLVNLLRTLNALKSMRSIDQRLQRRLTDADYGGAIAILLENKNLSQRFHQYRCVESLSHKLQDTLLLTEVQLESVLGEMPSEFEPARYQKLQEAYQLLGKQLIAMDQLHMNFVSSVHTAAFTVLRQHMEVSVEESKKLTYEQMCECVPMDRYVHCLTELCRAFWKILVSYHQIRCWHQNRCLYEKAPGGAEAEAGTGTGSDRSSAAFQQEYIRQKLESGQFRLWNDIQAKVCVFIGSGRLHALKYDQFVQVLAIVQRLKKVGGEFCDSRSEKLLGAMQRQSMEFFRRYHAACLEEIGLFFDHEVWVPIGSFHDVTQLQEYRNFRHALARTAAAAAAAAAASAVSTGSSSVVARASPAGTDLLPDSASSLHSQDESSLYGSCGYFLRFTEKSSPFDGGFDSTMLEEDILAGIADESSYYCSEDSSDNSNEQPAGSPSSPRHGPAAPAATPQPPLVVVNTSLTVLRCIGRYLYFCKLLHPITPQIVRSMAELIDYYLYSVHDLFSADLPVPRDNLASGRLRAALQRIQTELLPKLRRVWPLSDEMVRPDLADPDTLYGLQKRIVASESCVTLVAQFRQMESYLGGLLGGGATDGGEDGWTQGALHEYLARTGEYVPDVRKPIFMCSTARVIDLQAVLNAMAKVKWDVNHVNVQHSPYIDTINRGIQYFAMKLEEQTSTVMLPPDVLWDSFVHVLTHLLVEGFSNAKKCSAGGRALMQLDFTHFWSLLEIVSGGKHPEHRAYVEQYVKAYYLPKDLLEQWLLEPRGYSPKHLAGLVQCACSSDKKTRQRLLALVESVPSPAAGMPGPAANPATPAQQLAGDGAA; encoded by the exons ATGGAGAAGGTGGAGGAAATCAAGTTCAAAGTGCTGGAGCTCATCAACAAAAAG aAAGAGGTAAAAATTCCAAAGATGGGCTTCACGGACTACtacgtgcagcagcagcaggtggcGCGGGTCGCGGCCACACCCGCCGGCCTGGGCGCTCACACGAAAGCGCCCGCGCCCGGATCGGCGGCCACCGCCCCGCTGCCCGAGTACGACTGGGCGGACGAGATCGTGGGGCGGGGCAGGGGGACCGGCGAGCAGGCCGGCTCCGACGGCGAGCAGGCCGCCTCCGACCAGGAGGTACTGGAGTCGACCGAGGCGATCTACTTCGACGGCGGCAGCAACACCGGGCTGCACGAGCTGCGCAAGCTGTCCGAATCGGGCCAGCTGCTCGACTGCGGCTCGATCGAGCAGTCGATGGGTGTGCTGCGCCGGCAGCACCGCGTCATCTCGAAGAAGGTGCTGCAGCTGATACTGGAGCAGCGGGCCGCCTGCGACGGGGAGTTCCAGCGCATCCGCGACACGGAGCGGCTGCTGCGCGACACGGTCACGATGTGCCGGGCGGCCCGCACCAAGCTCGATACTTcgaagctgctgctgaccaCGACCAACCTGGAGATACTGGCGGCGTACAAGAAGCGCCAGACGCTGGTCAACCTGCTGCGCACGCTGAACGCGCTGAAGAGCATGCGGTCGATCGACCAGCGGCTGCAGCGTCGGCTGACCGACGCGGACTACGGCGGTGCGATCGCGATCCTGCTCGAGAACAAGAACCTGTCCCAGCGGTTCCACCAGTACCGGTGCGTCGAGTCGCTGTCGCACAAGCTGCAggacacgctgctgctgacggAGGTGCAGCTGGAGAGCGTGCTCGGCGAGATGCCGTCCGAGTTCGAGCCGGCCCGGTACCAGAAGCTGCAGGAGGCGTACCAGCTGCTCGGCAAGCAGCTGATCGCGATGGACCAGCTGCACATGAACTTCGTGTCGTCGGTGCACACGGCCGCGTTCACCGTGCTGCGGCAGCACATGGAGGTAAGCGTGGAGGAGAGCAAGAAGCTGACGTACGAGCAGATGTGCGAGTGCGTCCCGATGGACCGGTACGTGCACTGTCTGACCGAGCTGTGCCGCGCGTTCTGGAAGATACTGGTGTCGTACCATCAGATccgctgctggcaccagaacCGCTGCCTGTACGAGAAAGCACCCGGTGGCGCCGAGGCGGAGGCGGGGACTGGAACCGGCAGCGATCGTTCGTCGGCCGCCTTCCAGCAGGAGTACATCCGGCAGAAGCTCGAGAGCGGCCAGTTCCGGCTGTGGAACGACATCCAGGCGAAGGTGTGCGTGTTCATCGGGAGCGGCCGGCTGCACGCCCTCAAGTACGACCAGTTCGTGCAGGTGCTCGCGATCGTGCAGCGGCTGAAGAAGGTGGGCGGCGAGTTTTGCGACAGCCGGTCGGAGAAGCTGCTCGGCGCGATGCAGCGCCAGAGTATGGAGTTTTTCCGGCGGTATCACGCCGCCTGCCTCGAGGAGATCGGGCTGTTCTTCGACCACGAGGTGTGGGTACCGATCGGCAGCTTTCACGACGTCACGCAGCTGCAGGAGTATCGCAACTTTCGGCACGCGCTTGCAcgcacggcggcggcggcggcggcggcggcggccgcatCGGCAGTCTCGACCGGCAGCTCGTCTGTCGTGGCGCGGGCAAGCCCGGCCGGCACGGACCTGCTGCCGGACAGTGCCTCCTCGCTGCACTCGCAGGACGAAAGCTCGCTGTACGGGTCGTGCGGGTACTTCCTGCGCTTCACCGAGAAAAGCTCCCCGTTTGACGGTGGGTTCGACAGCACGATGCTGGAGGAGGACATACTGGCGGGCATTGCGGACGAGTCGTCCTACTACTGCTCGGAGGACAGCAGCGACAACAGCAACGAGCAGCCGGCCGGCTCGCCGTCCTCGCCGCGCCACGGACCGGCCGCACCGGCGGCGACCCCGCAGCCCCCGCTCGTCGTCGTCAACACGTCGCTGACCGTGCTGCGGTGCATCGGCCGCTACCTGTACTTCTGCAAGCTGCTGCACCCGATCACGCCCCAGATCGTGCGCTCGATGGCGGAGCTGATCGACTACTATCTGTACTCGGTGCACGACCTGTTTTCGGCCGATCTGCCCGTCCCGCGCGACAATCTGGCGAGCGGGCGGCTGCGGGCCGCATTGCAGCGCATCCAGACCGAGCTGCTGCCGAAGCTGCGCCGCGTCTGGCCACTGTCGGACGAGATGGTGCGGCCGGATCTGGCCGACCCGGACACGCTGTACGGGCTGCAGAAGCGCATCGTCGCCTCGGAGAGCTGCGTCACGCTGGTCGCCCAGTTCCGGCAGATGGAGTCGTACCTGGGCGGGCTGCTCGGGGGCGGCGCTACGGACGGCGGCGAGGATGGCTGGACGCAGGGGGCGCTGCACGAGTATCTCGCGCGCACCGGCGAGTACGTGCCGGATGTGCGCAAGCCCATCTTCATGTGCTCAACCGCGCGCGTCATCGATCTGCAGGCGGTGCTGAACGCGATGGCCAAGGTGAAGTGGGACGTGAACCACGTGAACGTGCAGCACTCGCCGTACATCGACACCATCAATCGG GGCATACAGTACTTCGCGATGAAGCTGGAAGAGCAAACTTCCACCGTGATGCTGCCGCCGGACGTGCTGTGGGATAGCTTTGTGCACGTGCTGACGCATCTCCTCGTCGAGGG CTTTTCGAACGCGAAAAAGTGCTCCGCCGGGGGCCGGGCGCTGATGCAGCTCGACTTTACCCACTTCTGGTCGCTGCTCGAGATCGTGTCCGGCGGCAAGCATCCCGAGCACCGGGCGTACGTCGAGCAGTACGTGAAGGCGTACTACCTGCCGAAGGATCTGCTCGAACAGTGGCTGCTGGAACCGCGCGGCTACTCGCCCAAACATCTCGCCGGGCTGGTGCAGTGTGCGTGCAGCAGCGACAAGAAAACGCGCCAGCGGCTGCTTGCGCTGGTCGAGTCGGTCCCTAGTCCAGCTGCCGGCATGCCCGGTCCGGCCGCCAATCCGGCAACCCCGGCGCAGCAACTGGCGGGCGATGGGGCGGCCTAA
- the LOC120957304 gene encoding proteoglycan 4-like: protein MEQIVTTSVCFLMILAIVRVGSVPAPSDIISGREFLSILMKPTAETSPSSGAANGGGAAAPARNFRGLRKFRHFYLDQSGTNDDTILPIEALFTSQEDLDRSSTRFYGYRRGGQRASSNGGFTTTTTTSSTTPSTTTAEEEALVNGVDPGITTTSSPPPPSWHVDGEPTTPPMEANGATAGESAELTTLDDTSTTTVPPPEEEEDETTAALPPVVVARSPGARYAKRAKAIQQPVESAAHHSHAHRTELSVEELSPTISKEEDPAPLDDSAKGESSAVAKLIAPPAGSPQRYRTQRKQESAGGQPFQTVRYHDRKPATGDGGTLAWRDNDGDQKAQLKPAMREKSSSSIGPAPMYSEPARFYSEPAQYYSEPAKVYSEPARIYGEPEKVYSEPARVYSEPAKVYSEPARIYSEPAKVYSEPAKIYSQPSSYWQTVYSARPADPTTTAAAPTTTTMPTTTTTTTTATAEPAASTEPSTAPVRLVFNELDKIPYDQLNAPTVDGEDAGSSIHSAIGKFVPKQSHGQGAGEDDTRQTLGVQQQQQQQPAVVVQTLAPGVLGPGDDSKVGYVVEGRNYRKYRVEEKTPDGFIVGEYGVLSHNDGNLRGVRYTADSDINPRLIYDALLKFLSL, encoded by the exons ATGGAACAGATCGTTACCACGAGTGTCTGCTTTTTAATG ATTTTGGCCATCGTTCGCGTAGGCAGCGTTCCTGCACCGAGTGACATCATATCAGGGCGAGAGTTCCTATCGATACTCATGAAACCGACCGCCGaaacatcaccatcatcgggTGCTGCGAATGGTGGCGGAGCTGCTGCACCGGCGCGCAACTTCCGGGGGCTGCGCAAGTTTCGGCACTTTTACCTCGATCAGTCCGGCACGAACGATGACACGATACTGCCGATCGAGGCACTGTTCACGTCGCAGGAGGATCTGGACCGGAGCAGCACCCGGTTCTACGGCTACCGGAGGGGCGGCCAGCGAGCCAGCAGTAATGGTggcttcaccaccaccaccacaaccagcAGTACGACACCGTCCACGACGACGGCAGAGGAAGAAGCGTTGGTGAACGGTGTCGATCCGGGCATCACCACTACCTCATCACCGCCGCCACCCTCGTGGCACGTTGACGGCGAGCCAACGACGCCGCCGATGGAGGCGAACGGTGCTACCGCGGGCGAGAGTGCCGAGCTGACGACCCTGGATGACactagcaccaccaccgtgccgccgccggaggaggaggaggatgaaaCGACGGCAGCGCTGCCACCCGTGGTGGTGGCCCGGTCGCCCGGTGCGCGCTACGCCAAGCGGGCCAAAGCGATCCAGCAGCCGGTCGAGTCGGCGGCGCACCATTCGCACGCCCACCGGACCGAGCTGTCCGTCGAGGAGCTCAGCCCAACGATCAGCAAGGAGGAGGACCCGGCGCCGCTCGACGACTCGGCCAAGGGGGAATCGTCGGCGGTGGCGAAGCTGATCGCACCGCCAGCCGGCTCCCCGCAGCGCTACCGCACGCAGCGCAAGCAAGAGTCCGCCGGCGGTCAACCCTTCCAGACGGTGCGCTACCACGACCGCAAGCCAGCTACGGGCGACGGCGGCACACTAGCCTGGCGCGATAATGACGGCGACCAGAAGGCGCAGCTGAAGCCGGCAATGAGGgagaagagcagcagcagcatcggcccGGCGCCGATGTACTCCGAGCCGGCCCGGTTCTACTCCGAGCCGGCCCAGTACTACTCCGAGCCGGCGAAGGTGTACTCGGAACCGGCCAGGATCTACGGCGAGCCGGAAAAGGTGTACTCGGAGCCGGCGCGCGTCTACTCCGAACCGGCGAAGGTGTACTCGGAGCCGGCGCGCATCTACTCCGAACCGGCGAAGGTGTACTCGGAGCCGGCCAAGATCTACTCGCAGCCGTCCAGCTACTGGCAGACGGTCTACTCGGCGCGCCCGGCGGATCCAACGACGACGGCAGCCGCCCCAACGACGACCACGatgccgacgacgacgacgacgacgacgactgcgACGGCGGAACCTGCCGCCAGCACGGAACCGTCCACCGCACCGGTGCGGCTGGTGTTTAACGAGCTGGACAAGATCCCGTACGACCAGCTGAACGCTCCGACGGTCGACGGTGAGGATGCCGGCAGCTCGATCCACAGCGCGATCGGGAAGTTTGTGCCGAAGCAGAGCCACGGCCAAGGCGCCGGCGAGGATGACACCCGGCAGACGTTgggcgtgcagcagcagcagcagcagcagccggcggtggtggtccAGACGCTTGCGCCCGGCGTGCTCGGCCCGGGCGACGACTCGAAGGTGGGGTACGTGGTCGAGGGCCGCAACTACCGCAAGTACCGGGTGGAGGAGAAAACACCGGACGGGTTCATCGTGGGCGAGTATGGCGTGCTGTCGCACAACGATGGCAATCTGCGCGGCGTCCGGTATACGGCCGATTCCGACATCAATCCACGCCTGATCTACGACGCACTGCTCAAGTTTCTCTCCCTGTGa